A region from the Melopsittacus undulatus isolate bMelUnd1 chromosome 13, bMelUnd1.mat.Z, whole genome shotgun sequence genome encodes:
- the FLOT2 gene encoding flotillin-2 isoform X4, with product MSVCTGASQPYLGSCFPDTGGCCGSDVKQYVYGGWAWAWWCITDTQRLSLEVMTILCRCENIETSEGVPLYVTGVAQVKIMTERELLAVACEQFLGKNVQDVKNVVLQTLEGHLRSILGTLTVEQIYQDRDQFAKLVREVAAPDVGRMGIEILSFTIKDVYDKVDYLSSLGKTQTAAVRRDADIGVAEAERDAGIREAQCKKEMLDVKFMADTKIAESRRAFELQKAAFSEEVNIKTAEAQLAYELQSAREQQKIRQEEIEIEVVQRKKQIDVEEKEIIRMEKELIATVKRPAEAEAYRMQQIAEGEKVKQVLLAQAEAEKIRKIGEAEAFVIEAIGMAEAERMKLKAEALQQYGEAARLALVLDALPEIAAKVAAPLSKVDEILILGGENNTTMSEVNRLLAEIPASVRAITGVDLTKIPLIQKATGAQA from the exons ATGTCTGTGTGCACAGGAGCTTCACAGCCTTATTTGGGAAGCTGCTTCCCAGACACAG GTGGCTGTTGTGGCTCTGATGTCAAGCAGTACGTGTACGGAGGCTGGGCCTGGGCTTGGTGGTGCATTACTGACACCCAAAG ACTGTCTTTGGAGGTTATGACCATCCTCTGTCGCTGTGAGAATATTGAGACGTCGGAGGGGGTCCCACTGTACGTAACAGGGGTTGCACAG GTGAAGATCATGACTGAGAGGGAGCTCCTGGCTGTAGCCTGCGAGCAGTTCTTGGGGAAGAACGTGCAGGATGTGAAGAACGTGgtccttcagacactggaggGACACCTGCGCTCCATCCTAG GTACCCTGACAGTGGAGCAGATCTACCAGGACAGGGATCAGTTTGCCAAGCTGGTGCGGGAGGTGGCAGCTCCCGACGTGGGTCGCATGGGGATCGAGATCCTGAGCTTCACCATCAAG GATGTCTATGATAAAGTGGATTACCTGAGCTCCTTGGGGAAGACTCAGACTGCGGCTGTCCGGAGGGATGCAGACATTGGGGTGGCAGAGGCTGAGCGAGATGCTGGCATTCGG GAGGCACAGTGCAAGAAGGAAATGCTGGATGTCAAGTTCATGGCAGATACCAAAATAGCAGAGTCCAGACGGGCTTTTGAATTGCAGAAAGCTGCCTTCAGTGAGGAGGTCAACATTAAG ACTGCAGAGGCCCAGCTCGCCTACGAGCTCCAGAGCGCCCGGGAGCAGCAGAAGATCCGCCAGGAGGAGATTGAAATCGAGGTGGTGCAGCGCAAGAAGCAGATCGATGTGGAAGAGAAGGAGATCATCCGCATGGAGAAGGAGCTCATCGCCACCGTGAAGCGGCCGGCCGAGGCCGAAGCCTACCGCATGCAGCAGATCGCCGAGGGTGAGAA GGTGAAGCAGGTCCTCCTCGCTCAGGCGGAAGCGGAGAAGATCCGGAAGATTGGGGAAGCTGAGGCTTTTGTGATCGAGGCCATCGGGATGGCAGAGGCTGAGCGGATGAAGCTGAAAGCTGAAGCACTCCAGCAGTATGGAGAAGCTGCCCGGCTGGCTCTGGTGCTGGATGCACTGCCTGAg ATCGCTGCCAAAGTGGCTGCTCCCCTCTCCAAAGTGGATGAGATCCTTATCCTGGGTGGAGAGAACAACACCACCATGTCGGAGGTGAACCGTCTGCTGGCCGAGATCCCTGCCTCCGTGCGTGCCATCACCGGTGTGGATCTCACAAAG ATTCCCCTGATCCAGAAAGCCACCGGAGCCCAGGCATGA
- the FLOT2 gene encoding flotillin-2 isoform X3 — protein MSVCTGASQPYLGSCFPDTGGCCGSDVKQYVYGGWAWAWWCITDTQRISLEIMTLQPRCEDVETAEGVALTVTGVAQVKIMTERELLAVACEQFLGKNVQDVKNVVLQTLEGHLRSILGTLTVEQIYQDRDQFAKLVREVAAPDVGRMGIEILSFTIKDVYDKVDYLSSLGKTQTAAVRRDADIGVAEAERDAGIREAQCKKEMLDVKFMADTKIAESRRAFELQKAAFSEEVNIKTAEAQLAYELQSAREQQKIRQEEIEIEVVQRKKQIDVEEKEIIRMEKELIATVKRPAEAEAYRMQQIAEGEKVKQVLLAQAEAEKIRKIGEAEAFVIEAIGMAEAERMKLKAEALQQYGEAARLALVLDALPEIAAKVAAPLSKVDEILILGGENNTTMSEVNRLLAEIPASVRAITGVDLTKIPLIQKATGAQA, from the exons ATGTCTGTGTGCACAGGAGCTTCACAGCCTTATTTGGGAAGCTGCTTCCCAGACACAG GTGGCTGTTGTGGCTCTGATGTCAAGCAGTACGTGTACGGAGGCTGGGCCTGGGCTTGGTGGTGCATTACTGACACCCAAAG GATTTCCCTAGAGATAATGACGTTACAGCCCAGGTGTGAGGACGTAGAGACGGCGGAGGGGGTAGCTTTAACTGTCACAGGTGTGGCACAG GTGAAGATCATGACTGAGAGGGAGCTCCTGGCTGTAGCCTGCGAGCAGTTCTTGGGGAAGAACGTGCAGGATGTGAAGAACGTGgtccttcagacactggaggGACACCTGCGCTCCATCCTAG GTACCCTGACAGTGGAGCAGATCTACCAGGACAGGGATCAGTTTGCCAAGCTGGTGCGGGAGGTGGCAGCTCCCGACGTGGGTCGCATGGGGATCGAGATCCTGAGCTTCACCATCAAG GATGTCTATGATAAAGTGGATTACCTGAGCTCCTTGGGGAAGACTCAGACTGCGGCTGTCCGGAGGGATGCAGACATTGGGGTGGCAGAGGCTGAGCGAGATGCTGGCATTCGG GAGGCACAGTGCAAGAAGGAAATGCTGGATGTCAAGTTCATGGCAGATACCAAAATAGCAGAGTCCAGACGGGCTTTTGAATTGCAGAAAGCTGCCTTCAGTGAGGAGGTCAACATTAAG ACTGCAGAGGCCCAGCTCGCCTACGAGCTCCAGAGCGCCCGGGAGCAGCAGAAGATCCGCCAGGAGGAGATTGAAATCGAGGTGGTGCAGCGCAAGAAGCAGATCGATGTGGAAGAGAAGGAGATCATCCGCATGGAGAAGGAGCTCATCGCCACCGTGAAGCGGCCGGCCGAGGCCGAAGCCTACCGCATGCAGCAGATCGCCGAGGGTGAGAA GGTGAAGCAGGTCCTCCTCGCTCAGGCGGAAGCGGAGAAGATCCGGAAGATTGGGGAAGCTGAGGCTTTTGTGATCGAGGCCATCGGGATGGCAGAGGCTGAGCGGATGAAGCTGAAAGCTGAAGCACTCCAGCAGTATGGAGAAGCTGCCCGGCTGGCTCTGGTGCTGGATGCACTGCCTGAg ATCGCTGCCAAAGTGGCTGCTCCCCTCTCCAAAGTGGATGAGATCCTTATCCTGGGTGGAGAGAACAACACCACCATGTCGGAGGTGAACCGTCTGCTGGCCGAGATCCCTGCCTCCGTGCGTGCCATCACCGGTGTGGATCTCACAAAG ATTCCCCTGATCCAGAAAGCCACCGGAGCCCAGGCATGA
- the FLOT2 gene encoding flotillin-2 isoform X2, which translates to MAARGVGRAARRVVGAEEEEVAVGAMGNCHTVGPNEALVVSGGCCGSDVKQYVYGGWAWAWWCITDTQRLSLEVMTILCRCENIETSEGVPLYVTGVAQVKIMTERELLAVACEQFLGKNVQDVKNVVLQTLEGHLRSILGTLTVEQIYQDRDQFAKLVREVAAPDVGRMGIEILSFTIKDVYDKVDYLSSLGKTQTAAVRRDADIGVAEAERDAGIREAQCKKEMLDVKFMADTKIAESRRAFELQKAAFSEEVNIKTAEAQLAYELQSAREQQKIRQEEIEIEVVQRKKQIDVEEKEIIRMEKELIATVKRPAEAEAYRMQQIAEGEKVKQVLLAQAEAEKIRKIGEAEAFVIEAIGMAEAERMKLKAEALQQYGEAARLALVLDALPEIAAKVAAPLSKVDEILILGGENNTTMSEVNRLLAEIPASVRAITGVDLTKIPLIQKATGAQA; encoded by the exons GTGGCTGTTGTGGCTCTGATGTCAAGCAGTACGTGTACGGAGGCTGGGCCTGGGCTTGGTGGTGCATTACTGACACCCAAAG ACTGTCTTTGGAGGTTATGACCATCCTCTGTCGCTGTGAGAATATTGAGACGTCGGAGGGGGTCCCACTGTACGTAACAGGGGTTGCACAG GTGAAGATCATGACTGAGAGGGAGCTCCTGGCTGTAGCCTGCGAGCAGTTCTTGGGGAAGAACGTGCAGGATGTGAAGAACGTGgtccttcagacactggaggGACACCTGCGCTCCATCCTAG GTACCCTGACAGTGGAGCAGATCTACCAGGACAGGGATCAGTTTGCCAAGCTGGTGCGGGAGGTGGCAGCTCCCGACGTGGGTCGCATGGGGATCGAGATCCTGAGCTTCACCATCAAG GATGTCTATGATAAAGTGGATTACCTGAGCTCCTTGGGGAAGACTCAGACTGCGGCTGTCCGGAGGGATGCAGACATTGGGGTGGCAGAGGCTGAGCGAGATGCTGGCATTCGG GAGGCACAGTGCAAGAAGGAAATGCTGGATGTCAAGTTCATGGCAGATACCAAAATAGCAGAGTCCAGACGGGCTTTTGAATTGCAGAAAGCTGCCTTCAGTGAGGAGGTCAACATTAAG ACTGCAGAGGCCCAGCTCGCCTACGAGCTCCAGAGCGCCCGGGAGCAGCAGAAGATCCGCCAGGAGGAGATTGAAATCGAGGTGGTGCAGCGCAAGAAGCAGATCGATGTGGAAGAGAAGGAGATCATCCGCATGGAGAAGGAGCTCATCGCCACCGTGAAGCGGCCGGCCGAGGCCGAAGCCTACCGCATGCAGCAGATCGCCGAGGGTGAGAA GGTGAAGCAGGTCCTCCTCGCTCAGGCGGAAGCGGAGAAGATCCGGAAGATTGGGGAAGCTGAGGCTTTTGTGATCGAGGCCATCGGGATGGCAGAGGCTGAGCGGATGAAGCTGAAAGCTGAAGCACTCCAGCAGTATGGAGAAGCTGCCCGGCTGGCTCTGGTGCTGGATGCACTGCCTGAg ATCGCTGCCAAAGTGGCTGCTCCCCTCTCCAAAGTGGATGAGATCCTTATCCTGGGTGGAGAGAACAACACCACCATGTCGGAGGTGAACCGTCTGCTGGCCGAGATCCCTGCCTCCGTGCGTGCCATCACCGGTGTGGATCTCACAAAG ATTCCCCTGATCCAGAAAGCCACCGGAGCCCAGGCATGA
- the FLOT2 gene encoding flotillin-2 isoform X1, which translates to MAARGVGRAARRVVGAEEEEVAVGAMGNCHTVGPNEALVVSGGCCGSDVKQYVYGGWAWAWWCITDTQRISLEIMTLQPRCEDVETAEGVALTVTGVAQVKIMTERELLAVACEQFLGKNVQDVKNVVLQTLEGHLRSILGTLTVEQIYQDRDQFAKLVREVAAPDVGRMGIEILSFTIKDVYDKVDYLSSLGKTQTAAVRRDADIGVAEAERDAGIREAQCKKEMLDVKFMADTKIAESRRAFELQKAAFSEEVNIKTAEAQLAYELQSAREQQKIRQEEIEIEVVQRKKQIDVEEKEIIRMEKELIATVKRPAEAEAYRMQQIAEGEKVKQVLLAQAEAEKIRKIGEAEAFVIEAIGMAEAERMKLKAEALQQYGEAARLALVLDALPEIAAKVAAPLSKVDEILILGGENNTTMSEVNRLLAEIPASVRAITGVDLTKIPLIQKATGAQA; encoded by the exons GTGGCTGTTGTGGCTCTGATGTCAAGCAGTACGTGTACGGAGGCTGGGCCTGGGCTTGGTGGTGCATTACTGACACCCAAAG GATTTCCCTAGAGATAATGACGTTACAGCCCAGGTGTGAGGACGTAGAGACGGCGGAGGGGGTAGCTTTAACTGTCACAGGTGTGGCACAG GTGAAGATCATGACTGAGAGGGAGCTCCTGGCTGTAGCCTGCGAGCAGTTCTTGGGGAAGAACGTGCAGGATGTGAAGAACGTGgtccttcagacactggaggGACACCTGCGCTCCATCCTAG GTACCCTGACAGTGGAGCAGATCTACCAGGACAGGGATCAGTTTGCCAAGCTGGTGCGGGAGGTGGCAGCTCCCGACGTGGGTCGCATGGGGATCGAGATCCTGAGCTTCACCATCAAG GATGTCTATGATAAAGTGGATTACCTGAGCTCCTTGGGGAAGACTCAGACTGCGGCTGTCCGGAGGGATGCAGACATTGGGGTGGCAGAGGCTGAGCGAGATGCTGGCATTCGG GAGGCACAGTGCAAGAAGGAAATGCTGGATGTCAAGTTCATGGCAGATACCAAAATAGCAGAGTCCAGACGGGCTTTTGAATTGCAGAAAGCTGCCTTCAGTGAGGAGGTCAACATTAAG ACTGCAGAGGCCCAGCTCGCCTACGAGCTCCAGAGCGCCCGGGAGCAGCAGAAGATCCGCCAGGAGGAGATTGAAATCGAGGTGGTGCAGCGCAAGAAGCAGATCGATGTGGAAGAGAAGGAGATCATCCGCATGGAGAAGGAGCTCATCGCCACCGTGAAGCGGCCGGCCGAGGCCGAAGCCTACCGCATGCAGCAGATCGCCGAGGGTGAGAA GGTGAAGCAGGTCCTCCTCGCTCAGGCGGAAGCGGAGAAGATCCGGAAGATTGGGGAAGCTGAGGCTTTTGTGATCGAGGCCATCGGGATGGCAGAGGCTGAGCGGATGAAGCTGAAAGCTGAAGCACTCCAGCAGTATGGAGAAGCTGCCCGGCTGGCTCTGGTGCTGGATGCACTGCCTGAg ATCGCTGCCAAAGTGGCTGCTCCCCTCTCCAAAGTGGATGAGATCCTTATCCTGGGTGGAGAGAACAACACCACCATGTCGGAGGTGAACCGTCTGCTGGCCGAGATCCCTGCCTCCGTGCGTGCCATCACCGGTGTGGATCTCACAAAG ATTCCCCTGATCCAGAAAGCCACCGGAGCCCAGGCATGA
- the FLOT2 gene encoding flotillin-2 isoform X5 — MTERELLAVACEQFLGKNVQDVKNVVLQTLEGHLRSILGTLTVEQIYQDRDQFAKLVREVAAPDVGRMGIEILSFTIKDVYDKVDYLSSLGKTQTAAVRRDADIGVAEAERDAGIREAQCKKEMLDVKFMADTKIAESRRAFELQKAAFSEEVNIKTAEAQLAYELQSAREQQKIRQEEIEIEVVQRKKQIDVEEKEIIRMEKELIATVKRPAEAEAYRMQQIAEGEKVKQVLLAQAEAEKIRKIGEAEAFVIEAIGMAEAERMKLKAEALQQYGEAARLALVLDALPEIAAKVAAPLSKVDEILILGGENNTTMSEVNRLLAEIPASVRAITGVDLTKIPLIQKATGAQA, encoded by the exons ATGACTGAGAGGGAGCTCCTGGCTGTAGCCTGCGAGCAGTTCTTGGGGAAGAACGTGCAGGATGTGAAGAACGTGgtccttcagacactggaggGACACCTGCGCTCCATCCTAG GTACCCTGACAGTGGAGCAGATCTACCAGGACAGGGATCAGTTTGCCAAGCTGGTGCGGGAGGTGGCAGCTCCCGACGTGGGTCGCATGGGGATCGAGATCCTGAGCTTCACCATCAAG GATGTCTATGATAAAGTGGATTACCTGAGCTCCTTGGGGAAGACTCAGACTGCGGCTGTCCGGAGGGATGCAGACATTGGGGTGGCAGAGGCTGAGCGAGATGCTGGCATTCGG GAGGCACAGTGCAAGAAGGAAATGCTGGATGTCAAGTTCATGGCAGATACCAAAATAGCAGAGTCCAGACGGGCTTTTGAATTGCAGAAAGCTGCCTTCAGTGAGGAGGTCAACATTAAG ACTGCAGAGGCCCAGCTCGCCTACGAGCTCCAGAGCGCCCGGGAGCAGCAGAAGATCCGCCAGGAGGAGATTGAAATCGAGGTGGTGCAGCGCAAGAAGCAGATCGATGTGGAAGAGAAGGAGATCATCCGCATGGAGAAGGAGCTCATCGCCACCGTGAAGCGGCCGGCCGAGGCCGAAGCCTACCGCATGCAGCAGATCGCCGAGGGTGAGAA GGTGAAGCAGGTCCTCCTCGCTCAGGCGGAAGCGGAGAAGATCCGGAAGATTGGGGAAGCTGAGGCTTTTGTGATCGAGGCCATCGGGATGGCAGAGGCTGAGCGGATGAAGCTGAAAGCTGAAGCACTCCAGCAGTATGGAGAAGCTGCCCGGCTGGCTCTGGTGCTGGATGCACTGCCTGAg ATCGCTGCCAAAGTGGCTGCTCCCCTCTCCAAAGTGGATGAGATCCTTATCCTGGGTGGAGAGAACAACACCACCATGTCGGAGGTGAACCGTCTGCTGGCCGAGATCCCTGCCTCCGTGCGTGCCATCACCGGTGTGGATCTCACAAAG ATTCCCCTGATCCAGAAAGCCACCGGAGCCCAGGCATGA
- the ERAL1 gene encoding GTPase Era, mitochondrial isoform X1, with the protein MAAPMAAARSVRWVVRAAAAGPRLLGPAPAASVPRPGRCCGSSSALGSILGVPSQKPPAALGQHPPPVAISREEQERLLQDRPDQPSNPRVLRIAIIGAPNAGKSTLCNQLLGRKVFPVSKKVHTTRCKARGVVTHEDTQLIILDTPGLTNRVKVKRHKLEEAMLTDPWDSMKHADLVLVLVDVSDHWTRNSLSKEVLKCLSTFPHVPSVLVLNKVDLLKKKFLLLELVNELTEGIVNGKKLEVRVAVEQNSSSSAKSPLRITQASPSENRAPQSSPNQARSVSGLENHSDVEASECSVVTGEPQGLTRNGPKELKERKGWPGFQEIFMLAALHGEEVDTLKRYLFLQAKPGPWEFHSGVLTSQSPQEVCNNIIREKILEYLPLEVPYGVTQVTEMWEEGECGELLIVQSLLVPRKSHMFLPAVKQHQDERGELLFSLGFNPDDADWKRREGHQQDCSGGWPGPDERFPV; encoded by the exons ATGGCGGCACCCATGGCGGCGGCGCGCTCCGTCCGCTGGGTCGTGCGGGCCGCAGCCGCGGGGCCGCGTCTGCTGGGCCCGG cccCTGCCGCCTCGGTTCCGCGGCCCGGCCGCTGCTGCGGGAGCAGCTCGGCGCTGGGCAGCATCCTGGGTGTCCCCTCGCAGAAGCCGCCCGCAGCGCTGGGCCAGCACCCGCCGCCCGTCGCCATCAGCAGAG AGGAGCAGGAGCGGCTGCTGCAGGATCGGCCTGACCAGCCCAGCAACCCCAGGGTGCTCAGAATCGCCATCATCGGAGCTCCCAACGCGGGGAAGTCCACGCTGTGCAACCAGCTTCTGGGCAGGAAG gTTTTCCCTGTCTCCAAGAAGGTGCACACAACGCGGTGCAAGGCCCGGGGTGTTGTCACCCATGAGGACACACAGCTG ATCATTCTGGACACACCTGGCCTCACTAATCGTGTTAAAGTCAAAAG ACATAAATTGGAGGAAGCCATGCTGACAGACCCGTGGGACAGCATGAAACATGCGGACTTAG ttCTGGTGTTGGTGGATGTGTCTGATCACTGGACACGAAACTCCCTGAGCAAGGAGGTGCTGAAGTGTCTGTCTACGTTTCCCCACGTCCCAAGTGTCCTGGTTCTGAACAAG GTGGATCTGCTGAAGAAGAAGTTCctcctgctggagctggtcAATGAGCTGACAGAGGGAATTGTGAATGGAAAGAAATTGGAAGTGAGAGTTGCGGTTGAACAGAATTCCAGTTCTTCAGCCAAGTCTCCTCTTCGAATCACTCAGGCTTCACCATCTGAGAACAGGGCCCCTCAGTCAAGCCCAAATCAAGCCCGAAGTGTCTCTGGCTTGGAAAACCACAGTGATGTGGAGGCTTCGGAGTGCAGCGTTGTCACAGGAGAACCACAAGGGCTGACTCGAAATGGACCCAAAGAgctgaaagagaggaaaggttGGCCGGGCTTCCAGGAGATTTTCATGCTGGCAGCTCTCCATGGGGAGGAGGTGGATACACTGAAG CGGTACCTCTTCCTGCAAGCCAAGCCAGGCCCTTGGGAGTTCCACAGTGGGGTCTTGACCAGCCAGTCACCTCAGGAGGTCTGTAATAATATCATCAGGGAGAAGATACTGGAGTACCTGCCACTGGAAGTGCCCTATGGTGTGACTCAG GTGACAGAGatgtgggaggaaggagagtgTGGGGAGCTCCTCATTGTGCAGAGCCTCCTGGTCCCAAGGAAATCTCATATG TTCCTTCCTGCTGTTAAGCAGCATCAGGATGAGCGTGGTGAGCTTCTCTTCTCTTTGGGTTTTAATCCAGATGATGCTGAttggaagaggagggaaggtcATCAGCAGGATTGCTCAGGAGGCTGGCCAGGACCTGATGAACGCTTTCCTGTGTGA
- the ERAL1 gene encoding GTPase Era, mitochondrial isoform X2, whose product MAAPMAAARSVRWVVRAAAAGPRLLGPAPAASVPRPGRCCGSSSALGSILGVPSQKPPAALGQHPPPVAISREEQERLLQDRPDQPSNPRVLRIAIIGAPNAGKSTLCNQLLGRKVFPVSKKVHTTRCKARGVVTHEDTQLIILDTPGLTNRVKVKRHKLEEAMLTDPWDSMKHADLVLVLVDVSDHWTRNSLSKEVLKCLSTFPHVPSVLVLNKVDLLKKKFLLLELVNELTEGIVNGKKLEVRVAVEQNSSSSAKSPLRITQASPSENRAPQSSPNQARSVSGLENHSDVEASECSVVTGEPQGLTRNGPKELKERKGWPGFQEIFMLAALHGEEVDTLKRYLFLQAKPGPWEFHSGVLTSQSPQEVCNNIIREKILEYLPLEVPYGVTQVTEMWEEGECGELLIVQSLLVPRKSHMMMLIGRGGKVISRIAQEAGQDLMNAFLCDVRLKLKVEVKS is encoded by the exons ATGGCGGCACCCATGGCGGCGGCGCGCTCCGTCCGCTGGGTCGTGCGGGCCGCAGCCGCGGGGCCGCGTCTGCTGGGCCCGG cccCTGCCGCCTCGGTTCCGCGGCCCGGCCGCTGCTGCGGGAGCAGCTCGGCGCTGGGCAGCATCCTGGGTGTCCCCTCGCAGAAGCCGCCCGCAGCGCTGGGCCAGCACCCGCCGCCCGTCGCCATCAGCAGAG AGGAGCAGGAGCGGCTGCTGCAGGATCGGCCTGACCAGCCCAGCAACCCCAGGGTGCTCAGAATCGCCATCATCGGAGCTCCCAACGCGGGGAAGTCCACGCTGTGCAACCAGCTTCTGGGCAGGAAG gTTTTCCCTGTCTCCAAGAAGGTGCACACAACGCGGTGCAAGGCCCGGGGTGTTGTCACCCATGAGGACACACAGCTG ATCATTCTGGACACACCTGGCCTCACTAATCGTGTTAAAGTCAAAAG ACATAAATTGGAGGAAGCCATGCTGACAGACCCGTGGGACAGCATGAAACATGCGGACTTAG ttCTGGTGTTGGTGGATGTGTCTGATCACTGGACACGAAACTCCCTGAGCAAGGAGGTGCTGAAGTGTCTGTCTACGTTTCCCCACGTCCCAAGTGTCCTGGTTCTGAACAAG GTGGATCTGCTGAAGAAGAAGTTCctcctgctggagctggtcAATGAGCTGACAGAGGGAATTGTGAATGGAAAGAAATTGGAAGTGAGAGTTGCGGTTGAACAGAATTCCAGTTCTTCAGCCAAGTCTCCTCTTCGAATCACTCAGGCTTCACCATCTGAGAACAGGGCCCCTCAGTCAAGCCCAAATCAAGCCCGAAGTGTCTCTGGCTTGGAAAACCACAGTGATGTGGAGGCTTCGGAGTGCAGCGTTGTCACAGGAGAACCACAAGGGCTGACTCGAAATGGACCCAAAGAgctgaaagagaggaaaggttGGCCGGGCTTCCAGGAGATTTTCATGCTGGCAGCTCTCCATGGGGAGGAGGTGGATACACTGAAG CGGTACCTCTTCCTGCAAGCCAAGCCAGGCCCTTGGGAGTTCCACAGTGGGGTCTTGACCAGCCAGTCACCTCAGGAGGTCTGTAATAATATCATCAGGGAGAAGATACTGGAGTACCTGCCACTGGAAGTGCCCTATGGTGTGACTCAG GTGACAGAGatgtgggaggaaggagagtgTGGGGAGCTCCTCATTGTGCAGAGCCTCCTGGTCCCAAGGAAATCTCATATG ATGATGCTGAttggaagaggagggaaggtcATCAGCAGGATTGCTCAGGAGGCTGGCCAGGACCTGATGAACGCTTTCCTGTGTGATGTCCGCTTGAAGCTCAAGGTGGAGGTGAAGAGTTGA
- the ERAL1 gene encoding GTPase Era, mitochondrial isoform X3 → MPSAASFQPLPPRFRGPAAAAGAARRWAASWVSPRRSRPQRWASTRRPSPSAEVFPVSKKVHTTRCKARGVVTHEDTQLIILDTPGLTNRVKVKRHKLEEAMLTDPWDSMKHADLVLVLVDVSDHWTRNSLSKEVLKCLSTFPHVPSVLVLNKVDLLKKKFLLLELVNELTEGIVNGKKLEVRVAVEQNSSSSAKSPLRITQASPSENRAPQSSPNQARSVSGLENHSDVEASECSVVTGEPQGLTRNGPKELKERKGWPGFQEIFMLAALHGEEVDTLKRYLFLQAKPGPWEFHSGVLTSQSPQEVCNNIIREKILEYLPLEVPYGVTQVTEMWEEGECGELLIVQSLLVPRKSHMFLPAVKQHQDERGELLFSLGFNPDDADWKRREGHQQDCSGGWPGPDERFPV, encoded by the exons ATGCCTTCCgctgcttccttccagcccCTGCCGCCTCGGTTCCGCGGCCCGGCCGCTGCTGCGGGAGCAGCTCGGCGCTGGGCAGCATCCTGGGTGTCCCCTCGCAGAAGCCGCCCGCAGCGCTGGGCCAGCACCCGCCGCCCGTCGCCATCAGCAGAG gTTTTCCCTGTCTCCAAGAAGGTGCACACAACGCGGTGCAAGGCCCGGGGTGTTGTCACCCATGAGGACACACAGCTG ATCATTCTGGACACACCTGGCCTCACTAATCGTGTTAAAGTCAAAAG ACATAAATTGGAGGAAGCCATGCTGACAGACCCGTGGGACAGCATGAAACATGCGGACTTAG ttCTGGTGTTGGTGGATGTGTCTGATCACTGGACACGAAACTCCCTGAGCAAGGAGGTGCTGAAGTGTCTGTCTACGTTTCCCCACGTCCCAAGTGTCCTGGTTCTGAACAAG GTGGATCTGCTGAAGAAGAAGTTCctcctgctggagctggtcAATGAGCTGACAGAGGGAATTGTGAATGGAAAGAAATTGGAAGTGAGAGTTGCGGTTGAACAGAATTCCAGTTCTTCAGCCAAGTCTCCTCTTCGAATCACTCAGGCTTCACCATCTGAGAACAGGGCCCCTCAGTCAAGCCCAAATCAAGCCCGAAGTGTCTCTGGCTTGGAAAACCACAGTGATGTGGAGGCTTCGGAGTGCAGCGTTGTCACAGGAGAACCACAAGGGCTGACTCGAAATGGACCCAAAGAgctgaaagagaggaaaggttGGCCGGGCTTCCAGGAGATTTTCATGCTGGCAGCTCTCCATGGGGAGGAGGTGGATACACTGAAG CGGTACCTCTTCCTGCAAGCCAAGCCAGGCCCTTGGGAGTTCCACAGTGGGGTCTTGACCAGCCAGTCACCTCAGGAGGTCTGTAATAATATCATCAGGGAGAAGATACTGGAGTACCTGCCACTGGAAGTGCCCTATGGTGTGACTCAG GTGACAGAGatgtgggaggaaggagagtgTGGGGAGCTCCTCATTGTGCAGAGCCTCCTGGTCCCAAGGAAATCTCATATG TTCCTTCCTGCTGTTAAGCAGCATCAGGATGAGCGTGGTGAGCTTCTCTTCTCTTTGGGTTTTAATCCAGATGATGCTGAttggaagaggagggaaggtcATCAGCAGGATTGCTCAGGAGGCTGGCCAGGACCTGATGAACGCTTTCCTGTGTGA